A single genomic interval of Eleutherodactylus coqui strain aEleCoq1 chromosome 3, aEleCoq1.hap1, whole genome shotgun sequence harbors:
- the ANGEL2 gene encoding protein angel homolog 2: MLPHQLQTVGGRCIARARHSHPLHMNGNFLGFPWWSGYHPSASYFPLSSCSPQGPPRPAFPGSHPPPWLLAPPPWLPAPASWLHLSPLNMEAKGDEPYRKRKKSAEEDEHGRTPWTKRPPYPPAGELRVPPIHGPPEAFIPAAPQTEAKAEVKRRWEDLGHHDQESCAKEAFDFTVMSYNILSQDLLEDNASLYAHCRRPYLFWNYRLPNILRELQEMNADILCLQEVQEDHYEEQMKPRLEALGYACEYKSRTGSKPDGCAICFKSDKFNLKLAKPVEYFRRHIALLDRDNVGLVLMLQPKTGGGDVPTVCVANTHLLYNPRRGDIKLTQLAILLAEMTEVAHVQDARLCPIVLCGDFNSVPGSPLHRFIKKGTLDYEGMTIGKVSGQEPPFRGQRLLSIPIWPRSLGINQKCVYESPALPERTLKEEDKEKTEESDRRAESSLQHPFRLSSVYSHYFPDTGMPEITTCHSRSAITVDYIFYSAANDDVFRRPGSDAPCNGLQLLGRLALLTAKDLWSVNGLPNERNSSDHLSLLAKFRLPL, encoded by the exons ATGTTGCCCCATCAGCTGCAGACGGTGGGCGGCAGGTGTATCGCCCGCGCTCGTCACTCGCACCCTCTACACATGAACGGGAACTTCCTGGGCTTCCCCTGGTGGAGCGGATATCACCCGTCAGCGTCCTACTTCCCGCTCAGCAGCTGCTCTCCTCAGGGACCCCCGAGACCCGCGTTCCCGGGCAGCCACCCGCCCCCCTGGTTGCTCGCCCCGCCCCCCTGGCTGCCCGCCCCGGCCTCCTGGCTTCACTTATCTCCTCTCAATATGGAGGCAAAGGGAGATGAACCTTACAGAAAGCGGAAGAAAAGTGCGGAGGAGGATGAGCACGGACGTACGCCGTGGACCAAGAGACCCCCCTACCCCCCAGCGGGTGAATTACGGGTCCCACCCATTCATGGGCCCCCAGAGGCGTTCATTCCTGCCGCTCCGCAGACAGAAGCTAAAG CCGAGGTGAAGAGAAGATGGGAAGACTTGGGCCACCATGACCAGGAGAGCTGCGCTAAGGAGGCGTTTGACTTCACGGTGATGTCTTACAACATCTTATCCCAAGACCTGCTGGAGGACAACGCCAGTCTGTACGCTCACTGCCGGCGGCCATACCTGTTCTGGAATTACCGGCTGCCCAACATCCTCCGGGAGCTGCAGGAGATGAATGCTGAT ATTCTGTGTTTACAAGAAGTTCAGGAAGACCATTACGAGGAGCAGATGAAGCCCCGGCTGGAGGCGCTCG GATACGCCTGTGAATACAAGTCCCGCACGGGCAGTAAACCCGACGGCTGCGCCATTTGCTTCAAATCTGATAAATTTAACTTGAAGCTGGCGAAGCCGGTGGAATACTTCAGACGCCACATCGCCCTTCTAGATCGGGACAACGTGGGTTTGGTGCTGATGCTGCAGCCTAAAACCGGAGGAGGAGATGTCCCGACCGTCTGTGTGGCGAACACCCATCTCCTGTACAACCCGCGGAGAGGAGACATCAAGCTCACCCAGCTGGCCATCCTTCTGGCAGagatgacggaggtggcacacgTACAGGATGCCAGGCTGTGCCCCATCGTCTTATGCGGCGACTTCAATTCTGTGCCGGGATCACCGCTTCATCGCTTTATAAAGAAAGGAACGCTTGACTATGAGGGAATGACCATAGGGAAG GTGTCGGGCCAAGAGCCGCCCTTCAGAGGACAACGGCTTCTGTCTATTCCAATATGGCCGAGGAGTCTGGGCATCAACCAGAAGTGCGTGTATGAATCTCCGGCGCTGCCag AGAGGACTTTGAAGGAAGAAGACAAAGAGAAGACGGAGGAATCTGACAGAAG GGCGGAGTCTAGTTTGCAGCATCCGTTCCGGCTGTCGTCTGTGTACTCCCACTACTTCCCCGACACCGGAATGCCTGAGATCACAACTTGTCACTCCAGGTCGGCCATCACTGTGGATTACATCTTCTACTCCGCTGCAAACGATGACGTCTTCAGGCGGCCAG GCTCGGACGCCCCCTGCAACGGGCTGCAGCTCCTCGGACGGCTGGCGCTGCTCACTGCGAAGGATCTGTGGAGCGTTAACGGACTTCCTAATGAAAGAAACTCTTCGGATCACCTCTCGTTACTGGCCAAGTTCCGGCTGCCGTTATGA